One Brassica oleracea var. oleracea cultivar TO1000 chromosome C7, BOL, whole genome shotgun sequence genomic window carries:
- the LOC106304183 gene encoding uncharacterized protein LOC106304183 — protein sequence MMARLLVSIPMQTTTQTVFPAFASPLFPPPGNNLLGGAGGLCLNRRNRDCSYVARAGPSTSSYLLAFAIPATLIAATVFTSARIADKLDDDFLEDIALNQAIKAAEEGDNAEGEISLDDVIKEPVLQRTRKRPKREV from the exons ATGATGGCGAGACTCTTGGTCTCTATCCCTATGCAAACCACCACACAAACGGTCTTTCCGGCGTTTGCATCGCCGTTATTTCCGCCGCCGGGGAATAATTTACTAGGAGGAGCGGGGGGATTATGCCTTAACCGGAGAAACAGAGACTGTTCCTACGTGGCAAGAGCAGGGCCGAGTACGAGTAGCTACTTGCTCGCGTTCGCAATACCAGCTACTCTTATTGCTGCAACCGTCTTCACTTCAGCCAGAATCGCTGATAAGCTTGACGATGATTTCCTTGAGGAT ATTGCGTTGAACCAAGCGATAAAAGCAGCAGAAGAGGGAGATAATGCTGAAGGTGAAATCTCGCTGGACGATGTGATTAAAGAACCTGTCCTTCAACGAACCCGTAAACGTCCTAAGCGTGAAGTTTAA